One genomic segment of Paraburkholderia caffeinilytica includes these proteins:
- a CDS encoding ferritin-like domain-containing protein: MHTELNHVMPWRIEDIDLTRIDRQKAVANEDLLLLLCAASFIESGTDLYTSNLSTFFDGDPEVSAWLNQEWEPEEMQHGRALKTYVAYVWPEFDWDTAFRNFMEEYSLTCSVEDFEKTRALEMVARCVVETGTATLYRAIGECSDEPVLKQITDNIRTDEVRHYKHFFKFFKKYNKIEGNGRLAVLGALMRRVMEIKNEDSEIALRHVFAIRYPERVHDSAYNRERAARISALVRRNLSADMCVKMLLKPLDIPAKIQPGVHYPLAKITQHVFFR, from the coding sequence ATGCACACTGAGCTGAACCATGTGATGCCCTGGCGGATCGAGGATATCGACCTCACCCGCATAGATCGTCAGAAGGCAGTGGCCAACGAAGACTTGCTGCTTCTGCTGTGCGCCGCTTCGTTTATCGAAAGCGGCACCGATCTTTACACCAGCAATCTGAGCACCTTCTTCGACGGCGACCCGGAAGTTTCCGCCTGGCTCAATCAGGAGTGGGAGCCGGAGGAAATGCAGCACGGCCGTGCGCTCAAGACCTATGTCGCTTACGTCTGGCCTGAGTTCGATTGGGACACGGCATTCCGCAATTTCATGGAGGAGTACTCGCTGACCTGCTCGGTCGAAGACTTCGAAAAGACCCGCGCGCTCGAAATGGTTGCACGCTGCGTGGTGGAGACGGGCACCGCAACGCTCTACCGTGCGATCGGCGAGTGTTCGGACGAGCCGGTGCTCAAGCAGATCACCGACAACATTCGCACCGACGAAGTTCGTCACTACAAACACTTTTTCAAGTTCTTCAAGAAGTACAACAAGATCGAAGGCAACGGCCGCCTTGCGGTTCTCGGCGCGTTGATGCGGCGTGTGATGGAGATCAAGAACGAAGACTCGGAGATCGCCTTGCGTCACGTCTTCGCGATTCGTTATCCGGAGCGCGTGCACGATTCGGCCTATAACCGCGAACGCGCCGCGCGCATCAGTGCGCTGGTGCGGCGCAATCTGTCGGCGGATATGTGCGTGAAGATGCTGCTCAAACCGCTCGACATTCCGGCCAAGATTCAGCCGGGCGTGCATTACCCGCTCGCCAAAATCACGCAGCACGTGTTCTTTCGCTGA
- the ggt gene encoding gamma-glutamyltransferase, whose translation MTGFNWQNSYPTPRLPVFARNIVSTSHPLAAQAGLRMLWKGGNAVDAAIAAAAAITVVEPVSCGLGGDAFALVWDGKKLHGLNASGVSPAAWNVDYFRRKYGEENGLARQPKRGWDAVTVPGVIAGWEALHRKFGSLPFADLMEPAIEIAERGHAVASIVAYKWAAAVPELKDLPGFAQTFMPRGRAPEVSELVRFPGHAKTLRKLAEQGPRAYYEGEIAERIAAFAREGGGALTFDDLRNYKADWVEPIGKDYRGYTVHEIPPNGQGIAALIALGILEKFDVKELTVDSVESQHLQIEAMKLAFADVYRYVADPRSMDVTPEQMLDEAYLTSRAKLIDHKRATQFDFGMPKAGGTIYMSVADERGMMVSFIQSNYMGFGSGIVVPDSGIAMQNRGCGFSMDPKSPNVVEGGKRPFHTIIPSFLTQQVDGRQEAVMSFGVMGGDMQPQGHLQSIVRMLDYGQQPQAACDAPRWKVNRDFTIDIESTLDPTTAAALQKLGHTIKSVDDPYMDFGSGQYIWKLDRNDPDRGYVAASDSRRDGLAAGF comes from the coding sequence ATGACTGGCTTCAACTGGCAAAACTCTTATCCGACGCCGCGTCTGCCCGTATTCGCGCGCAACATCGTTTCGACTTCGCATCCGCTCGCCGCGCAGGCCGGCCTGCGGATGCTGTGGAAAGGCGGCAATGCCGTCGACGCGGCGATCGCGGCGGCCGCCGCCATTACGGTGGTCGAGCCGGTGTCGTGCGGTCTTGGCGGCGACGCCTTCGCGCTGGTGTGGGACGGCAAAAAGCTGCATGGCCTGAACGCTTCCGGCGTGTCGCCGGCGGCCTGGAACGTCGACTATTTCAGGCGCAAGTACGGCGAGGAAAACGGTCTCGCGAGGCAGCCCAAGCGTGGCTGGGATGCCGTGACGGTGCCGGGCGTGATCGCCGGCTGGGAGGCGCTGCATCGGAAATTCGGCTCGCTGCCGTTCGCCGATCTGATGGAGCCGGCGATCGAGATCGCCGAGCGTGGTCACGCGGTGGCGAGCATCGTCGCCTACAAATGGGCGGCCGCCGTACCAGAATTGAAAGACCTGCCCGGCTTCGCGCAAACCTTCATGCCGCGCGGCCGCGCGCCGGAAGTCAGCGAACTGGTGCGCTTTCCCGGTCACGCGAAGACCTTGCGCAAGCTCGCCGAACAAGGTCCGCGTGCGTACTACGAAGGCGAGATCGCCGAGCGGATCGCGGCGTTTGCGCGCGAAGGCGGCGGCGCGTTGACCTTCGACGATCTGCGCAACTACAAAGCGGATTGGGTCGAGCCGATCGGCAAGGACTATCGCGGCTACACCGTGCATGAGATTCCGCCGAACGGCCAGGGCATCGCGGCGCTGATCGCGCTGGGCATCCTCGAAAAGTTCGACGTGAAAGAGCTCACCGTCGACAGCGTCGAGTCGCAGCATCTGCAGATCGAAGCGATGAAGCTGGCGTTCGCCGATGTCTACCGCTACGTCGCCGATCCGCGTTCGATGGACGTGACGCCCGAACAGATGCTCGACGAAGCGTACCTCACGTCGCGCGCGAAGCTGATCGATCACAAGCGTGCCACGCAGTTCGACTTCGGCATGCCGAAGGCCGGCGGCACGATCTACATGTCGGTGGCGGACGAGCGCGGCATGATGGTCAGCTTCATCCAGTCGAACTACATGGGCTTCGGCTCAGGCATCGTGGTGCCGGACAGCGGCATCGCCATGCAGAACCGCGGCTGCGGCTTCTCGATGGACCCGAAGTCGCCGAACGTGGTGGAGGGCGGCAAACGGCCGTTCCACACGATCATCCCGTCGTTCCTCACGCAGCAGGTGGACGGCAGGCAGGAAGCCGTGATGAGCTTCGGCGTGATGGGCGGCGACATGCAGCCGCAAGGCCACCTGCAATCGATCGTGCGGATGCTCGACTACGGTCAGCAACCGCAGGCCGCCTGCGATGCACCGCGCTGGAAGGTCAACCGCGACTTCACGATCGACATCGAATCGACGCTCGATCCGACGACCGCCGCGGCGCTGCAGAAGCTGGGCCACACGATCAAGTCGGTCGACGATCCGTACATGGACTTCGGCTCCGGTCAGTACATCTGGAAGCTCGACCGCAACGATCCGGATCGCGGCTATGTGGCGGCGAGCGACAGCCGCCGCGATGGGCTGGCAGCCGGGTTCTGA
- a CDS encoding DeoR/GlpR family DNA-binding transcription regulator, giving the protein MTRDPRLTLNARQQELLEWVQRDGFVTVDDLAAHFDVTPQTIRRDVNWLADMNLLRRYHGGASLPTSSENVSYTARQRMFHEEKRRIAALVATHIPDQASLFINLGTTTEEVARALNRHRGLRVITNNLNVASMMSGYPDCEVLVTGGIVRPWDKGIVGELAIDFIRQFKVDFAIIGTSSIETDGTLRDFDTREVRVAEAIIQHARTVFLAADHSKFGRPALVRQGHLDQIDALFTDAAPPAEMNETLAAANCQVYIAG; this is encoded by the coding sequence ATGACCCGAGACCCCCGCCTGACTCTCAATGCCCGGCAACAGGAACTGCTGGAGTGGGTGCAACGCGATGGCTTCGTGACCGTGGACGACCTTGCGGCCCACTTCGACGTGACGCCGCAGACGATCCGCCGCGACGTCAACTGGCTCGCCGACATGAACCTGTTGCGTCGCTATCACGGCGGCGCCAGTCTGCCGACCAGCTCCGAGAACGTCTCGTACACGGCGCGTCAGCGGATGTTCCACGAAGAGAAGCGGCGCATTGCAGCGCTAGTGGCCACTCACATTCCGGACCAGGCGTCCCTCTTCATCAACCTCGGCACGACCACCGAGGAAGTCGCACGCGCGCTCAACCGGCATCGCGGTCTGCGCGTGATCACCAACAATCTGAACGTCGCCAGCATGATGAGCGGCTATCCGGATTGCGAAGTGCTGGTGACCGGCGGCATCGTGCGGCCGTGGGACAAGGGCATCGTCGGCGAACTGGCGATCGACTTCATCCGGCAGTTCAAGGTGGATTTCGCGATTATCGGCACCTCGAGCATTGAAACGGACGGCACGCTGCGCGATTTCGACACCCGCGAAGTGCGCGTGGCCGAGGCGATCATCCAGCACGCGCGCACGGTGTTTCTCGCCGCCGACCACTCCAAATTCGGCCGTCCGGCGCTCGTGCGTCAAGGACATCTCGATCAGATCGACGCGCTTTTCACCGACGCCGCACCGCCGGCCGAGATGAACGAAACGCTCGCCGCCGCCAATTGCCAGGTGTATATCGCCGGGTAA
- a CDS encoding TetR/AcrR family transcriptional regulator: protein MPKTLSSDDIQQFRETMRRVAENAFATRGAQGVTMRELAKELGCSAMTPYRYFRDKDEILAMVRAAAFNRFAARLEAAAKEAAAADRSAVSDAYVAFALDEPHAYRLMFDLTQQDGAYPELRAASQRAWSMLGAHFEQLVAAGILEGDPQLIGYAYWASLHGFTMLALANQLPLPQAQQAPGSDAPTREAVFAQIRRMLWRGAQPQRG, encoded by the coding sequence ATGCCAAAAACACTCTCCTCCGACGACATCCAGCAATTCCGCGAAACCATGCGGCGCGTGGCCGAAAACGCGTTCGCCACACGCGGCGCGCAAGGGGTGACGATGCGCGAACTGGCGAAGGAGTTGGGATGCAGCGCGATGACGCCCTATCGCTACTTCCGCGACAAAGACGAAATCCTTGCGATGGTCCGCGCGGCCGCGTTCAACCGCTTCGCGGCGCGGCTCGAAGCAGCGGCGAAAGAAGCAGCCGCAGCTGACCGCTCCGCCGTCAGCGACGCCTACGTGGCGTTCGCGCTCGACGAACCACACGCCTATCGCCTGATGTTCGATCTAACCCAGCAAGACGGCGCCTATCCAGAGCTCAGAGCAGCATCGCAGCGCGCCTGGAGCATGCTCGGGGCGCACTTCGAGCAGCTCGTTGCCGCGGGCATTCTGGAAGGCGACCCACAATTGATCGGCTACGCCTACTGGGCAAGCCTGCACGGCTTCACCATGCTGGCGCTCGCCAATCAGTTGCCTTTGCCACAGGCGCAACAGGCCCCAGGGAGCGACGCGCCGACGCGCGAGGCCGTATTCGCGCAGATTCGCCGGATGTTGTGGCGCGGCGCGCAGCCGCAGCGCGGCTAG
- the glpD gene encoding glycerol-3-phosphate dehydrogenase, producing MTQGSRYDLLVVGGGINGAGIARDAAGRGLSVLLCEQDDLAAHTSSASTKLIHGGLRYLEYREFGLVRKALQERETLLRAAPHIMWPLRFVMPHMPDLRPAWLIRAGLFLYDHLAKRELLPGSRGIVMRNHPAGAPLVDSIKRGFVYSDGWVNDARLVVLNALDAKERGAEILTRTRLLSAVRAGGEWHAQLERADGTLLDVRAASIANAAGPWVGELLQGALGREATHSVRLVKGSHIVTRRLFEHDHAYIFQNPDKRIIFAIPYEHDYTLIGTTDLEYRGDPSQVAINADETQYLCDSINRYFKQKISPKDVRWTYSGVRPLLEEEGADNPSAVTRDYSLELDAPAGEAPLLSVFGGKITTFRKLAEEAVDKLAQALRNGTPSWTAGAPLPGGDIPQANFERFLAGFKQQHAWLPADLAHRLARAYGTRVKHIIGNARSVADLGRAFAPGLYEAELTYLRDTEWARSAQDVLWRRSKLGLHVEPGTLDSITHDIDAWFAREPFRQSA from the coding sequence GTGACGCAAGGCTCGAGATACGATTTGCTCGTCGTGGGCGGCGGGATCAACGGCGCAGGCATCGCACGCGATGCGGCGGGCCGCGGCCTGTCTGTGCTGCTCTGCGAACAGGACGATCTGGCGGCCCATACGTCGTCGGCCAGCACCAAGCTGATTCATGGCGGCCTGCGGTACCTCGAGTACCGCGAGTTCGGGCTGGTGCGCAAAGCCCTGCAGGAGCGTGAAACGCTGCTGCGCGCGGCGCCGCACATCATGTGGCCGCTACGCTTCGTGATGCCGCACATGCCCGATCTGCGTCCGGCCTGGCTGATCCGCGCCGGCCTGTTCCTTTACGATCACCTCGCCAAACGCGAGCTGCTGCCCGGCTCGCGCGGCATCGTGATGCGCAACCATCCTGCCGGCGCGCCGCTGGTCGATTCGATCAAGCGCGGTTTCGTGTATTCGGACGGCTGGGTGAACGACGCGCGTCTGGTCGTGCTGAACGCGCTGGATGCGAAGGAGCGCGGCGCGGAGATTCTCACGCGCACCAGGCTGCTGAGCGCGGTGCGCGCCGGCGGCGAATGGCACGCGCAACTCGAACGCGCGGACGGCACGCTCCTCGACGTGCGCGCCGCCTCGATCGCGAATGCGGCCGGGCCGTGGGTCGGCGAATTGCTGCAGGGCGCGCTCGGCCGGGAAGCGACGCATAGCGTGCGTCTCGTGAAAGGCAGCCATATCGTCACGCGCCGTCTGTTCGAACACGACCACGCGTACATCTTCCAGAATCCGGACAAGCGGATCATCTTCGCGATTCCGTACGAACACGATTACACGCTGATCGGCACGACCGACCTCGAATATCGCGGCGACCCGTCGCAAGTGGCGATCAACGCCGACGAAACACAGTACCTGTGCGATTCGATCAACCGCTACTTCAAGCAGAAGATTTCGCCGAAGGACGTGCGCTGGACTTACTCGGGCGTGCGTCCGCTGCTAGAGGAGGAAGGTGCGGACAATCCGTCGGCGGTCACGCGCGACTACTCGCTCGAGCTCGACGCGCCGGCGGGCGAAGCACCGCTTCTGTCGGTGTTCGGCGGCAAGATCACGACCTTCCGCAAGCTGGCGGAAGAAGCCGTCGACAAACTCGCGCAGGCGCTGCGTAACGGTACGCCTTCCTGGACAGCCGGTGCGCCGTTGCCTGGCGGCGATATTCCGCAAGCCAACTTCGAGCGCTTCCTTGCTGGTTTCAAGCAGCAGCATGCATGGCTGCCCGCCGATCTGGCTCACCGCCTCGCGCGTGCGTACGGCACGCGCGTGAAGCATATCATCGGCAATGCGCGCTCGGTGGCCGACCTCGGCCGCGCGTTCGCGCCGGGTCTCTACGAAGCCGAACTCACTTACCTGCGCGACACCGAATGGGCGCGCAGCGCGCAGGACGTACTGTGGCGCCGCTCCAAGCTCGGCCTGCACGTCGAACCGGGCACGCTCGATTCGATCACACACGACATTGACGCATGGTTCGCCCGCGAGCCGTTCCGACAGAGTGCCTAG
- the glpK gene encoding glycerol kinase GlpK: MQDQYILALDQGTTSSRAMLFDRLGNIVSTAQKEFQQIYPRPGWVEHDPQEIWSTQAGVAAEAVTRAGMNGTSIAAIGITNQRETTIVWDRETGHPIYNAIVWQDRRTADFCDQLKEQGLEEKVRAKTGLPIDSYFSATKIRWILDNVEGAREKAKQGRLAFGTVDSWLVWNFTKGGLHVTDVTNASRTMLFNIHTLKWDNELLEALDIPRNMLPEVRASSEVYGPTKTTVFASKIPLAGIAGDQHAALFGQMCTESGMVKNTYGTGCFLVMNTGDKPIESKNNLVTTIAWQIGDQINYALEGSIFIGGAVVQWLRDGLGIIKNAAEIETMARSVPHSDGVYLVPAFAGLGAPHWNARARGTLFGVTRGTSSAHIARAALDSIAYQSLDVLKAMEADSGIRIGELRVDGGACANNLLMQFQADILGVDAVRPKISETTALGAAYLAGLAVGYWKDVNELKSQWALDRRFTPALPHADVKECLDGWKRAIRAAKAWADTP; the protein is encoded by the coding sequence ATGCAGGATCAATACATCCTCGCGCTTGACCAAGGCACCACCAGCTCACGCGCGATGCTGTTCGATCGGCTCGGCAATATCGTGTCGACCGCTCAGAAAGAATTCCAGCAAATCTATCCGCGTCCGGGTTGGGTGGAACACGACCCGCAGGAGATCTGGTCGACGCAGGCCGGCGTCGCCGCTGAAGCGGTTACGCGTGCCGGCATGAACGGTACGTCGATCGCAGCGATCGGCATTACCAATCAGCGCGAGACCACCATCGTGTGGGATCGCGAAACCGGCCATCCCATCTATAACGCGATCGTCTGGCAAGACCGCCGCACCGCCGACTTCTGCGACCAGCTCAAAGAGCAAGGTCTCGAAGAAAAAGTCCGCGCGAAAACCGGTCTGCCGATCGACTCGTACTTTTCGGCCACCAAGATCCGCTGGATTCTCGACAACGTCGAAGGCGCACGCGAAAAAGCGAAACAAGGCCGCCTCGCCTTCGGCACGGTGGATAGCTGGCTGGTGTGGAATTTCACCAAGGGCGGACTGCACGTCACCGACGTAACCAACGCGTCGCGCACCATGCTGTTCAACATCCACACGCTGAAGTGGGACAACGAACTGCTCGAAGCGCTCGACATTCCGCGCAACATGCTGCCGGAAGTGCGTGCGTCGTCGGAAGTGTACGGGCCGACCAAGACCACCGTGTTCGCCTCCAAGATTCCGCTCGCGGGCATTGCGGGCGACCAGCACGCGGCCCTGTTCGGCCAGATGTGCACGGAGTCCGGCATGGTGAAGAACACCTACGGTACCGGCTGCTTCCTCGTGATGAACACCGGCGACAAGCCGATCGAATCGAAGAACAATCTCGTCACCACCATTGCGTGGCAGATCGGCGACCAGATCAACTATGCGCTCGAGGGCAGCATCTTCATCGGCGGCGCGGTGGTGCAATGGTTGCGCGACGGCCTCGGCATCATCAAGAACGCGGCCGAAATCGAAACGATGGCGCGCAGCGTGCCGCATAGTGACGGCGTGTATCTGGTGCCTGCGTTTGCAGGCCTCGGCGCGCCGCACTGGAATGCACGCGCGCGCGGCACGCTGTTCGGCGTGACCCGCGGCACGAGTTCGGCGCATATTGCCCGCGCCGCGCTCGACTCGATCGCCTATCAATCGCTCGACGTGCTGAAAGCGATGGAAGCCGACTCCGGCATTCGCATCGGTGAATTGCGCGTGGACGGCGGCGCTTGCGCAAACAATCTGCTGATGCAATTCCAGGCGGACATTCTCGGCGTCGACGCAGTGCGTCCGAAGATATCGGAGACGACCGCACTGGGCGCGGCGTATCTGGCCGGCCTCGCGGTCGGCTACTGGAAAGACGTGAACGAACTGAAAAGCCAGTGGGCGCTCGATCGTCGTTTCACGCCTGCATTGCCGCACGCCGACGTCAAGGAATGCCTCGACGGCTGGAAGCGCGCGATCCGCGCCGCGAAGGCCTGGGCCGACACGCCCTGA
- a CDS encoding MIP/aquaporin family protein, whose protein sequence is MSPYIAEFIGTALLVLLGNGAVANVLLARTKGKGADLIVIVMGWAMAVFIAVYVTASYSGAHLNPVVTISLALAGKFAWAKVPGYVAAQMLGGMAGALLVWAAYRQHFNKEGDADVKLGVFCTSPAIRSVPHNLLTEMIATFVLILGVLYLASPQVGLGALDALPVGLLVLGIGISLGGPTGYAMSPARDLSPRLMHALLPIPGKRDSDWRYSWIPVCGPLLGGAAATGLYLYLHAH, encoded by the coding sequence ATGTCTCCTTACATTGCGGAATTCATCGGCACCGCACTCCTGGTGCTGCTCGGCAACGGCGCGGTTGCCAATGTGCTGCTCGCGCGCACCAAGGGCAAAGGCGCGGACCTGATCGTGATCGTGATGGGCTGGGCGATGGCCGTGTTCATCGCTGTGTACGTCACGGCATCGTACAGCGGCGCGCACCTGAATCCGGTGGTCACGATCAGCCTCGCGCTGGCAGGCAAATTCGCGTGGGCCAAAGTGCCGGGTTACGTCGCGGCTCAGATGCTAGGCGGGATGGCGGGCGCCCTGCTCGTGTGGGCCGCGTATCGTCAGCACTTCAATAAGGAAGGCGATGCCGACGTGAAGCTCGGCGTGTTCTGCACGTCGCCGGCAATTCGCAGCGTGCCGCATAACCTGCTCACCGAAATGATCGCAACGTTCGTGCTGATTCTCGGCGTGCTGTATCTGGCTTCGCCACAAGTTGGCCTCGGTGCGCTCGACGCACTCCCGGTCGGCCTGCTGGTGCTCGGCATCGGCATTTCGCTCGGCGGTCCGACCGGTTACGCCATGAGCCCCGCACGCGACCTGTCGCCGCGTCTGATGCATGCACTGCTGCCGATTCCGGGTAAGCGCGACAGCGACTGGCGCTATTCGTGGATTCCGGTGTGCGGTCCGCTGCTGGGCGGCGCGGCGGCAACAGGGCTGTATTTGTACCTCCACGCGCACTGA
- a CDS encoding HAD family hydrolase — MIDHLICDCDGVLVDSEIIADRVMLETLSAAFPGLDFEPVVKTAFGQQTSRFLDGIEKSFDITLPADFFNTIEHNVELALAASLSPINGVRDALQRVTLPAAVVSNSRMARVNASVRRAGLQQIFGERIFSAEQVARPKPFPDVYLFAAKTLGVEPSRCVVVEDSVAGLNAARAAGMKTIAFVGASHIPDGYADALRKMGMTRIMKHMDELPALVEAGVRGEFGDVQS; from the coding sequence ATGATCGACCACCTCATCTGTGACTGCGACGGCGTACTCGTCGACAGCGAAATCATCGCTGACCGCGTGATGCTCGAAACGCTGTCCGCCGCCTTCCCCGGCCTCGACTTCGAACCCGTCGTCAAGACAGCGTTCGGCCAGCAGACCTCGCGCTTTCTCGACGGTATCGAGAAGTCGTTCGATATCACGCTGCCTGCCGACTTCTTCAATACGATCGAACACAACGTCGAGCTTGCGCTCGCGGCGTCGCTCAGTCCGATTAACGGCGTGCGCGACGCCTTGCAACGCGTAACGCTGCCGGCCGCGGTCGTGTCGAACAGCCGGATGGCGCGCGTGAACGCGTCGGTGCGGCGAGCGGGCTTGCAGCAGATTTTCGGCGAGCGGATTTTTAGCGCCGAACAGGTCGCGCGGCCGAAACCTTTTCCGGATGTGTATCTGTTCGCTGCAAAGACGCTGGGCGTGGAGCCCTCGCGTTGCGTCGTCGTGGAAGACAGCGTGGCCGGTTTGAATGCCGCGCGGGCGGCGGGGATGAAGACGATTGCCTTCGTCGGCGCGAGTCATATCCCCGACGGCTATGCTGACGCGCTGCGCAAGATGGGTATGACACGCATCATGAAGCATATGGATGAGCTGCCCGCGCTGGTCGAGGCCGGTGTGCGCGGCGAGTTCGGCGACGTGCAGTCTTAG
- the ribB gene encoding 3,4-dihydroxy-2-butanone-4-phosphate synthase, translated as MSFATFPAPSVIADDASLDLPLLATEPVPPRIAAALQAMREGRAVVLQDDHDRENEADLIVSAERLSVETMALLIRECSGIVCLCLPDDKIRALELPPMAVNNESRHGTAFTVSIEARDGVTTGVSALDRVTTIRAAISDTAKPADIVRPGHVFPLRAQPGGVLARRGHTEGTVDLAVLAGLKPAGVLCELMNADGTMTRGADVERFAQRHNLPMLTIAELAEFRQALATARECVADEA; from the coding sequence ATGTCCTTTGCTACTTTTCCTGCTCCGTCGGTGATTGCGGATGACGCATCGCTCGATCTCCCGCTGCTCGCCACCGAGCCCGTTCCGCCGCGTATCGCCGCCGCCTTGCAAGCCATGCGCGAAGGCCGCGCCGTCGTCCTGCAAGACGATCACGACCGCGAGAACGAAGCCGATCTGATCGTCTCCGCGGAGCGTCTTTCCGTCGAAACCATGGCCTTGCTGATTCGCGAATGCAGCGGCATCGTCTGCCTGTGCCTCCCCGACGACAAGATCCGTGCACTCGAACTGCCGCCGATGGCTGTCAATAACGAAAGCCGTCATGGCACCGCGTTCACGGTCTCGATCGAAGCGCGCGACGGCGTGACCACCGGCGTGTCCGCACTCGATCGCGTGACGACGATTCGCGCGGCCATCAGCGATACGGCGAAGCCTGCCGACATCGTGCGTCCGGGACATGTGTTTCCCCTGCGTGCGCAGCCCGGCGGCGTGCTCGCGCGCCGCGGCCATACCGAGGGCACGGTCGATCTGGCGGTTCTCGCGGGTCTGAAGCCGGCCGGCGTGCTGTGCGAACTGATGAACGCGGACGGCACGATGACGCGCGGCGCGGACGTGGAGCGCTTCGCTCAACGACACAATCTGCCGATGCTGACGATCGCCGAGTTGGCGGAATTCCGCCAGGCGCTGGCGACGGCGCGCGAATGCGTCGCGGATGAGGCTTGA
- a CDS encoding helix-turn-helix domain-containing protein, producing MHSPLALVRDPTADTDASPRAAEPFDALEHLVGVNLARLRAERQLSLDALARASGVSRAMLAQIESARSVPSIKVLCKVAAALKVSVAAFLRRHATNGFEHLPADRSSRLVSSNGRYSARPLYPDAEPTAAEFHELRIAPLHTEAGTRRAPGTTVNLVVSEGTLEVSVHDQRQLLATGDAIVFDADQPHSLRNPGDTEARAFRVTLKAETPPRWDVPAPHDLTRQAEPV from the coding sequence ATGCATTCCCCGCTTGCGCTGGTTCGCGATCCCACGGCTGACACCGATGCGTCGCCGCGTGCTGCTGAACCTTTCGATGCTCTTGAACATCTGGTCGGCGTGAATCTCGCCCGTTTGCGCGCCGAGCGCCAACTTTCGCTCGACGCCCTGGCCCGCGCCTCGGGCGTCTCGCGAGCGATGCTCGCGCAAATCGAATCGGCGCGCAGCGTGCCGTCGATCAAGGTGCTGTGCAAGGTGGCAGCCGCGCTGAAAGTATCGGTGGCGGCGTTCTTGCGGCGTCATGCGACCAACGGCTTCGAGCATTTGCCCGCGGATCGTTCGTCGCGGCTCGTCAGTTCGAATGGACGCTACTCGGCCCGGCCGCTTTATCCCGACGCCGAGCCGACCGCCGCCGAATTTCACGAGCTACGCATCGCGCCGCTGCATACCGAGGCCGGCACGCGCCGCGCGCCGGGCACCACGGTGAATCTGGTGGTGAGCGAAGGCACGCTGGAAGTCAGTGTGCACGACCAGCGTCAATTGCTGGCCACCGGCGACGCGATCGTGTTCGATGCCGACCAGCCGCACAGTCTGCGCAATCCCGGCGACACCGAAGCGCGCGCGTTTCGCGTCACGCTGAAGGCGGAAACGCCGCCGCGCTGGGATGTGCCCGCGCCGCACGATTTGACGCGGCAGGCTGAGCCGGTCTGA